Genomic window (Muntiacus reevesi chromosome X, mMunRee1.1, whole genome shotgun sequence):
atatctgaaaaaaaaaactggaataaaaatagaaaaaggattTATATTAAAcaaagtagggcttccctggtggttcagacagtaaagaatctgcctgcaatatattcttgcctggagaattccatggagagaggtgcctggtaggctacattccatggggtcgcatagagtcagacacaactgaacaactttcacttttacttcattAAACAAACTGGAATACCTTGTCTCCTTGAGAGGCATAGATATGAACTGGAATAAGGTTTTCTCAACTGTCTGACCCTAAAATATTCCCATCTTCCCTTTGCTTGAACTATTATGGCGCTCTCTTAGTCCCTTTAGGAGCCATACTTCTTACTGCCTTAGAGACTGTATGGTGCTGCTCCTGGGAAATCTGAAGTGGTAACTCTTCATCTTCTCCTGTTCACCTGTCTACCCCATACTTATTTCTGAGGTCTCAACTTAAATATCACTTATTCCTGAAGGTCTTTCTTGGCCCGAAACCATTTCATCCTCAATTTAAATTACTCATccaattggaagaatcaatattattgaAATGACTgcattacccaaagcaatctacagattcaatgcaatatttATCAATtaccaatggtgtttttcacagaattagaacaaaaaaattaaaacttgtacagaaatacaaaggactttgaatagccaaaacaatactgagatagaagaatggagctggagcaatcacgttccctgacttcagattaatCTACAAAGCTACGgtcattaaaacagtatggtactgaccaataaaacagacacatagatcaacaaAACagtatagaaagcccagaaataaacttacACACTTATGATCCATTAATCTGTGACACAGgggacaagaatatacaatggagaaaagacagtctctttaataagtggtgctgaaaAAAAGtgggcagctacatgtaaaagaatgaaattagaagaatCCTTAACagcgtacacaaaaataaactcaaaatggtttaatgacctaaatgtaaaacctgacACCATAATACTCCTAGGAGAGAATATAGACaagacattctttgacataattcATAGTGATATTTCCTTAGATCAATTCCCAAGGCAAAAGATATGAGAGCAAAAATGACCAAATGGGaaccaataaaacttaaaatcttttgcacaacagagggaaccatcaacaacaacaaaaaagacaactGATGgactgagaaaaaatattttcaaatgatgcaactgacaagggactaatttccaaaatatacaacagtGTATATAAATCaatatcagaaaacaaacaacccaatcaaaaaaattggcagaagacctaaatagacatttctcccaaaaaagacatacagatggccaaaaggcacatgaaaagatgttcaacattgctaattattagagaaatacaaatcaaaactataataaagtatcacctcacacctgtcagaaaggccatcatcaaaatgtctacaagtaaatgctggagatgatgtggataaaagggaacccttcaatattgttggtgggaatgtaaattggtacagctagtatggagaacagtatggagggtccttgaaaaactaaaaataaaactatcgtgtgaccctacaatcccactcctgggcatatatctggagaaaaccataatttgaaaagatacatatattccagtgttcaatgcagcactatttaaataactaagacatggaatcaaccaaaatgtccatcaacagatgaataaaaaagacatgttataaatttatatggaatactactcagccataaaaaagaatgaaatattgccacttGTGGCAAAATGTAGAttatctagagattatcatgctaagtgaagtaaattagagaaagacaaatatcatatgatatcattcatttgtggaatctaaaaaatgatattaatgaatttatttaccaaacagaacTAGActtatagacatagaaaacaaacttatggttgccaattGGAAAATGGAGGGTAGGGGTAAATTGGTAATTACCAgatacactactacatataaaataaataaacaacaaaatcctaATGTATAAcccaaggaactatattcaatatcttgtaataatctataatgcaaagtaatctgaaaaatatatatgtgtgtgtacttgaatcatttttctgtacacttgaaacattttaagtcaactgtaatccaataaaaaattacaattaaaaataaatgaataataaaattaataaataacttttccttttcttttttcttaacacGTTGAAAACTGCCTCCACAGCACTTATCATTATTTGTCATAAttaatgtatttgtgtatatatggTTGAAATACTTTTTGAAACCCCTGCTGCCCATTCCAGTGCAAGTCCAATGGTGAAATTTgccattgtctgttttgttctctaCTGTATGTCTTGAGGATCTAGTCCAATGCTTGTTCCCTTATAGGGTCTCAAGTATGTTTGTgggaggaataaatgaatgaatagaggAATCAATGAATtgagaaacagaatgaaaaggatgGAAGAATCCATAGAGGGATTGggtatgaaaatattaaatatatatcgaTGGTCTTCCCATATGCGGTTCCACATGGACCCAGCAATGGGAAAACAGACAGGGATATGCCAGGAAATGGAAGATACATAGATGTGGAATGGGGGTACaggatggaaggagaaggggggacTGAGTAGAAAAACCAGTTAGAGGACTGAAAAGACATAGGAAAGAGGGAGACAAACAGGTAGCAGCAAAAAGCAGGGAAGGATGCAGGAGAGCTCAGGAGAGATGGAGAAGAGAGACAGCAAGTGGGACCATAAGGTGACATGCAGGAAGCAGGCAGAAAGTAAAGGAACATGTCTCCCCAAAAATACACCTTACTAGGTAGTGATCGAAATAATGAATTTCATACATTCCTCCTTTTCATTCTAGCACCACCAGCTCTTAACATTGGCCATGGAAAATTAGAgctgtttgtaaaaaaaaatcagggcaaCAAAGGTCCGACTCCATTCATTGCTTCTGGTGAAAGCCTAGTGTCTGAGGTCTTACCAGTGATAAGGCTacagggaaaggggcagggacaAGTAAACACTCCTCATTTTGAAGCAAGCTCCATTCAGGAGGCTGTGTGGGAAGCACATCCAGGGAAGGTAATAGACTGATGTACATAATGTTTTTGTAGtaaggaaaatggaaatatcaaGTCCTTTGTATATATACCATGAAAAATTCCCCATCGTGGGGGCACTGGCAAGAAACTGAACCCTTTCAGGAGCAAAACAAGCATTCCAGGTGGGGTTTGCCCTGCTGCTGTATTGGGAATTTATTATGTCAAATATctaaaatgaaatagagaatttaATATCACAAGCCATGAAAAGGTTGTAACCACGATCACTCAGTCCCAAAGACATTCTTGCATGTGGTGTTAGAGTTATGAGACTCAGTGGAAATAAAACAGCCATATTTTGACATTTAAATGCCAATATTTCCCAAGctgtatgagcttccctggtggctcagacaataaagaatctgcctgaaattcaggagacacaggtttgatccctgagttggagagatcccctggaggaggaaatggcaacccactccagtattctttcctggaaaaccccacgggcagagaagcctggctggcaaagagtcagacatgactgagtgactaacactttcatgttttATTGTAATTCACCATGGGCCTGAATTTTTTCCTAAGCTGATAGAGGCTTACAGGCAACATCCTGAGGACTTGCATGGACTTAAACAGAGAAGGGATAGCCACACTGATTCCACTGGACACacagatcttagttctcccataagatcttccctcccttcctctgagAAAATGACTAAAAGTTTACAGTGAGCCCAGGTGGGCACCTTTGTGTGATGGTGTATGAAGCGCAGGTATAGCCTCTCAATGAAATATTTAGGGAAGACAGAGAGAAGCAAACAGGAGGAGAGTCAATGACAGTGCAACATCAGTTTCCCAATAGTTAACAGCAGTCCTAGGACAGTTAACACAGGCTGAAGCAAGAGGATGATCAATCAGCACACATGTGAGGCTTATTTAGGGACTGGTCATCAAGGGAAAGTTATTAttggataaatatttttttatcctttttttcggGGATGAAGGTGGTAATTGGTGAGAAACCAGAAGGAATAGTGCATAACATTATGAATATACAATTTAATAATAGCTGAAACGCTTTTCCAAAAATAGCAGAAGGGCTATGTGTTGACTATTTCACAGCAATTGTAAAAAGTGAAGTACATCAAATAATATTCTGTGCACTGAAAGGCAAGAGTTAGATATGTGGAAATAGTTGTGAAGACTACCTGTAAAGTCCAATTTTACCTGTTAGTGATAAAGCTGGGATAGCAGAAGCAAGTGAGTTGGCAAAGGGATGTTTGCCCATTTGGGCATCCTGAATGCCAAGGTCAAAGTactgagagagaaaatgaggCCAAAATGAGGACAATCTGTTTACCATAAGAAACAGCTTAAGAATCACAAACTCGCTTGATGTTACATGAGGTTAGTGCATGAACCACTGAGGAAAAAACAGACATGAGGAACCACTGTAATTAGGAGACCTTAACCAACCCTGCTATCAATAGACATTCTGGATGCCATTAGACAGTTTTTTGCATCACTGTTAGCCCTAGAAATGCAGAGAGCACTGTCATACTGatataaaatcagaaaaggagaaaagatactGTAAGACCAATTAGAACAAAACTCCACTGCAAAACAAATGGGGACCAAGCTTCATAATCTCCCCGGTAACCCTTGTACAACTCATAATTATTTCTCATCAGTATGATGGAACAACAGATACTCTGGTTTCTGGATGTTTCTATTCTTGCCCCTCTACTAGTCTCTCcacttttcttcaaaaaattctttcttaaaaagCGACCATTGAAACCCAATATGACAAACCCCTGCTGAGAAATCTTGAATGGATGTTTATTACCTTAGATGAGAAATATGATTGTCTGTCCCTGGGGGAACAGATAAGTAAAATGGCATGCATACACACTATGTGTTATTCCTGCAGGTCACGTAGACAGAATTAGACTATGCATAGCAGAGTGGATACATCTTAAAAGCAGAGATCACAGTTAAAACatttgaatgtaaaaaaaaaaaatttatcatgcTTCCAGCCACGATGAGTTAACAGGAATCTGATTTGCTCTGCCACCTAAACATCTATAAATCAAAAATGTTATAAAGTTTTACATCATGGCACCATGAGCCACACAGGATAAGGGGTCCCCAACATAAGGGAAATTAACAAGGTGATCCCCTGGGTTGTCAAATTCCCCCCAACCCCAACTTCTTGCTTGGATAGAGTTCCCAGGCTGCAGCACAGAAAGACTGAACACAAACAGAGCTCAATGAGTGAAGGAGACAGAGTTGAGAATTCCAAGAGGCCAATGTGACTAGAATATTCTGGGAGTAATGGAGGGGTGAGAGCTGCACAGAGAGGTAGTGCTGGAGAGCTGCAGAGGTCTCCCACCTGGGTGCAGCGTATGACAAAAGTTTGGCAGTGGTGGTAGTTGACTCCCCTtttctggagtgagtagccatgtgCATCATGGTGCCATGTACTGAGACTGTGAAGACAGGAGTTTTAAAAACAAGAGAGATGGGGGATGTGAGTGTGTGGGAGGCGTGGCTATCCCAATACCACAGTGAGACAGACTCACTGTGAGGAGCCCTTGAGACACCCACGTGGAGACGTCAAGTAGTATAAACTTCAATGTCAATTAcatccccattaaaaaaaaaagaaagaaaaaataagaataaaaataaagtaaagcaaGCGTAAAAGTCCACTAtggattttgtttaaaaaaaaaaaaaaaaagcacagtttCAAAATGAGAAGGGAACAAAGCATTTTCTATTAGCACACAGCGGCTCTTCAAGACTTTCACTTCTAAGGTCTGGTCACGTCGTAGTACAGAAACGTGTTACACAAGAAGGGCTGAGAGACACAAGCAGCTAGCTGACAGGGAAGGTTGCTATGCAACAGCTGAGGAAAGCCATCCAGCCAAGCAGAATTGATGTTGGTCACTGGAGAGTAAAAGCTCTGGTCCTAGCAATAGCTTCCATTCAGACACAGGGGTCCTGGAGAGGttgatataaaaacaaatataaaagtccactatgtttgtttgtttaaaaaaaaaagaggtgcaaTTTGAAATGGGAGCATAGCATTTTCTTCAGTCATTGTGGAGCATGTGCGCCCTTGGGTGGgacacccttctccttttgcttcccattttgcATATTGAGAAACCAGGCTCAGGGATGTCCAGTGACCCAAGTGGGCTCAGACAACTAGGGACAGACTGACCCAGCACTCCGTCCCTGGAACTTGGAAGTCCGGCTGAGAGCTTCTATCCACAAGACCACAGCTGTCCCAGGCCCCAGCCGTGGAAGGAACCAAGCCAAACATTTACTCTGAATCAGGGCTTGCCATGACTCAGACACACAAGTGCCTGATTGTCCTGGCCGCTCCAGCGGGCACCAGGAAGGCCTCAGGGACAGCCCATTTGTGCCACTCACAGCGAAGGGGCCTGACAGTCAGAGCAGGGAGTGGACCCCAAGGGGCAATTCGCACACCTGGATGGACCCACATAGAGCAGGCAAGGGGTGGGCCTGGGGACCCCTACCTGTTCCCCTTGGGATGCAGAGCATGAGCTTAGGTCTCAGAGAACAGAAACCCGGTTTGTTGGGACAGATGTTGACAGGGCAGGGGAGGTGGAGTGGATCTGCTGCTCAAAGTGAAGAGGGGAGGGTGCCTCGGTCCCCGGGGCCAGTGCTAATGGAACACGGGTTTTGGAGTCAGGAAGACCCAAGCCCAAATACTGCATTGTCACCTCACTGGCTCTGTGGCCTTGTCGAGTGAGTTCACGGCAATGCGTctgtctgtgcctcagcttcctgatctgtaaaatggggattccGACATCCACCTCCCAGGGGTGCTGTGAGAGGAGGATAATGCCCAGCACACACAAGCTGCCCGAAGAGTGGTTGGGGAAGCAGATGTTCCCAGTGTGTCTGGGGGCCCTAGAGATGGACAGTGGAGGAGGACACACAGGGAACTGCTGTCCTCTCGCCATTTCCATTTCTCCTGTTGCAGTTACCGACTGGGCTAGAGACCTCTGTATTGGTGACCTAGGGGTCACTCCTGCTGGGGAAGCAGGGCTCAGTGTATTCCAGACCACACCGGAGGAGCTTAGAGGCaagggggagggcagggctgagaaGCAGTGTGCAAAAGTGGGGAGACTGAGGGTATATGATGGATGGGTTGGAACCGCAATACAGGGCGTGCGTGCCCGCGTCTCCGGTCGGTGTCGCGGGGGCGGAGGGGTTGACGGTGAGGGGAATCTGGCGGGAGGGAGAAAAcgcccccagcccaccccgcCCACCCACTGGCGGAACCGCATGCGCACAGGGGACCTGGTGGAAAAGGCTTTTGTTGGGAGAGCGGGCCGGCTGGAGGGGTCCGCGCATGCGCAGGCTGCCCAgccgcggggggtggggggtgcggggaGAAAAGGGGCGGGGTGGTGGGAGCTGCTGTGCTGGCAGCAGTAGGCGAGGGCGCGGCTGCGGGGTTCCTGGTGCTGAGGACGGACGCCATTGGAGCCCCAGGGAAGGTAAGGATCCAGCCCCAGACAGGACCGGGAGAGGGCAAGTGGAACCGGGTACGCTgtgcccttcctccccaccccactcccgccCCCGGATGTGAACAAAGCCCAAGCACGCAGAACTTGAATCCCATTAGACCCGTGGTCAACAAAGGAGCCGCCCCCCACCACGGCCACCGGACCCAGGCTCCCCGAATCGAGCCCTGCTTAACACCGGAGCCCACCATCTGAACACCTTTAACAGACGCGGGTGCTCCGTTCTGAGCTGCCTTAGCGCGgaggccccacccccactccaacaCTCCAACCATTCTCAGATCGGTGTAACCCAACTGACCGCTTTGCCCCCTTCCCCGAGTTGCGATCCTGGCCTTTGAGACCTCCAGCGCTTCCAGTTCGAGCCTCACCTAGACCGAggacccccccccgccccccactccatCCATCTTGAGCGCTCCTGTATGAGCCCAGCCTAGACCTGAAGCAGCTGAATCCCCTCCACTGCGACTTAGCGGGTCCCTGGGATTCATTTTCCCAGAGCTTCCGGCGGTCCCCGCTGTCTGAGCCTCCTCAAGTCTTCTCCTCCCCAGCATCCTGGCCCCCTGCTCCAGCCATTAAATCGAGACGCTTTATTTCCCCTCTCTCAAAGCATCTCTTATGGGACTCTCTGGACCCAAGCCCGCCAGTCCACCCCTTGTTCCAATCCAGCCGTTGGTCTGGGGATCCTGTGTGACCTAAACTCCCCTTTCAGTGCAGGGTCTCCTCCGACCTCCTCTGTCCTTCTCCTAGGGTTCTGCCTCGGAGGGAATCTATCCCAGCAGCCCTCACCCCCGCCCCAACCTTACACTGCCTGGGAACCCTGTGACTGCAGCCCTCCACCTCCTGAGAGATCCCGCCTCCTGCTGgatcccgccccctccccctgaaGAGGCCTCCTCATCCCTCTCGGGCTGAGCTCTCTTCTCCTTGGGACCCCCAGCATGGCAGAGGGAAGCTACCGCAAGGAATCTGAAGGGTACAACGTTGAAGACATGGACGAGGGTAGTGATGAAGTCGGGGAGGAAGACATGGTTGAAGGCAACGATTATGAAGAATTTGGTGCTTTCGGAGGCTACGGCGCCCTCACCAGCTTTGACATCCGCATCCTCAGAGCCTTTGGGAGCTTGGGTCCAGGCTTTCGCATCTTAGCGGTGAGGCCCCTCCTCGGCCACCTGCTAGCCCTGGGGCTTCTCTGTTGTGACGTcaaggagggtgggaggagggggccgaTGAGGGCTGGGGTTGAATGGGGAAGGACTGCCCAGCTTACCCAAACCTTCCCTCTCCTACTGGGAGAagccgggggtgggaggggggtggggggggcggggcggggtgctgGTCGGAGGCTGGCCAACACAGGGGGAGCTATCTGTGTAGAGCTGTCTGCCTTCCCCTCCCCTGccatgccctgccctgccctgccctcccctcccctcccctctcctcccctgctctgccctgccctcccttcccctccctggtCTTGCAGAATGAGCCCTGGGAACTGGAAAACCCTGTGCTGGCCAGAACTCTGCTGGAGGCATTTCGGATGGATCCAGAAACACTTGCCAATGAGACGGCTGCCCGTGCTGCCAATGTAGCCCGGGCTGCCGCCTCTAACCAAGCTGCTCGGGCCGCTGCCACTGCTGCCCGTGCCACCTACAATCAGGTGGTCACTAACCACCACCCGGTGGCCACACACCAGGCGTCAGGAGGCGATACCCAGCCCATGACATCTGCTGCCCAGGCTCCGGCAGCCACCCCTGAGACGAGCATCGCTTCTCCGCACAGCTCCCAGATGCTAGTCAATAGCGAGATGGCTGCCCCTGGGGCTCCAGCAAGGTCCCCACAGCCGCAGACATCCTCCCAGGCCCAGGAAGCTGCAGCCGAGGGCCCTAGTACGGCCTGTGCTTTCCCCCAGGCCTCGCGTGCAAGTGAGATGGATGCCACCCGGCCCAAGACAGCCTTCCTGGGTCAGAACGACGCCTTTGATTTCAGCCAGCCGGCAGGTGTCAGTGGCATGGCCTTCCCACGCCCCAAGAGACCTGCCCCGGCCCAAGAGGCTGCCACAGAGGGCCCCAGTGTTGCCTCCAGGGGCACCCAGGCAGCCTCTACCGGGGAGGGGGCGGCCACCCGGCCCAAGACGACCAAGTCCGGGAAGGCTCTCGCCAAGACTCGCTGGGTGGAGCCTCAGAGTGTTGTGGCAGCGGCTGCCGCCAAGGCCAAGATGGCCACGAGCATCCCTGAGCCTGAGAGTGCAGCTGCCACTTCTCAGCAGAGTGCGGAGCCCTGGGCCAGAATGGGAGGCAAGAGGACAAAGAAGGTGAGACCTCCCTGCTGTCTCCCACCCTCCTTGCTCCCCTGCTTTCTCTGCCCTCTcagctctctgcctcctcccctcccttcctctccctcttcttccccctccctcttctctcagcTCGTACTTGTTTCTCCAAGCCAAGTTTACCAGCATGTTTTTACTCCACGTAGTCCCTACCCTCGGGGCTGGAGGGAGAAGTGGTtggctcagtgcctggcacttagtaagCACTGGGCACGTGTCATCCGCGTGTCATCTACAACCCTTATTTCCAAGTACCTGCTCTGGCTAAGATGTGTGCCAGGCGCTTTTGCACAGGGAGCCTGGTCGCCCTGAGTCTTTCCTCTGTCTAATGGTACAGTCCAAGCACCTGGATGACGAATATGAGAGCAGCGAGGAGGAGAGAGAGCCTCCTGCGGTCCCACCGACCTGGAGGGCATCGCAGCCCCTGCTGACGACCGCACGGCCTCAGATGGCCCCTCGGCCCCCCATGGCCCTGAGGTCCCAGGTACCCTCAAGGCACGTGCTGTGCTTGCCACCCCGCAATGTGACCCTTCTGCAAGAGAGGGTAAGAAGGAAGCCTGCCCTTCCCCCTATCTCCCTCCTATCCTCCCTTGCGGGTCAGTTCTTTGAGGTCACCCACGCCTTGATCTCCCCGTGtgctcttccttctccaggcaaataaGTTGGTGAAATATCTGATGATTAAAGACTACAAGAAGATCCCCATCAAGCGCTCAGGTGGGCAgcctctgccccctccctgaACTCTGTCCTTCCCCGCTCCCACCACCCTGCCCTGTGGGCCTCCCACCAGATGccctctccccaccacacacacacagatcaggCCTGGCCGATGGCTCCATTGGCACGGTGTGGGGTCCTGAGTGTGCTCCCCTCAGCAGGGCTGACGGAAAGGCTGTAGCTCTGTGGCTGCTGCTCAGCCCTGGTGCTttgcccacccctcccctcctgcagACATGCTGAAGGATGTCATCCGAGAGTATGACGAACACTTCCCTGAGATCATTGAACGAGCAACGTACACTCTGGAAAAGGTGGGTGCGGGGCCGGGGGCAGCTCTGTGGAGCAGGAGCAGCAGGGAACCCTTGCCCGCCTCCCCCCATCTGCATCCCCTCAAGGCCCAGGGGCCAGACTGCGTGCTCTGGAGGGAAGCCCTCCCTGGCCTCTGCACCCGGGAGCTTCCTCTGCgagcctcctcccctccttcctcccgctCGTGCTCTCTGAGCGCCTGTGGTCTCCTGAGGTGACTCCGTTGTCTCAGCCAGTGTCGGTGCTCCCACAGGGCACTTCCTCCATGgcctctcctttccctcctcccccagggctTGGGATTCCCCGCCAAGAAAGAGTTCTAACAGGGAATCAAATGACTGCCTGCAGGACACCCAGCATGGATGTTTGATCTCACATTCTGTTTTCTCCCCACTGTAGAAGTTCGGGATCCACCTGAAGGAAATTGACAAGGAAGAGCACCTGTACATTCTCGTCTGCACCCGGGATTCGTCAGCCCGCCTCCTGGGAAAGTGAGAAAGCACAGGAGGCCGGtggtcttccttggtggtgctTGCCCCCTCCTCTCGAGAAACGGGAAAGTAGGGTTGGGGGGCCTAGCATGGCTCCCACCCAGAGTTAGCAGTGCTGAGCAGCTAAGGGCAGGCAGGGGCAAGTAGCCTGGGGCGAGGCCTTGCGGCTCTCCAGGTTTCAGCCCTGCCCACCCTTCCCCGCCCCTGTCTTCCTAGGAAAGCAAGctgcttcttctctctctctctctctctctttttttttttttttttttttttggaaagcaaGCTTCTTGATTGCCTGTCTCTGCTAAGGTCCCGGCCAGGGCTTGGCAGAGTGGGCCtcgggcagggggcagggaaaggggagagtggggggtgggggtctccAGTGGAGTCATGCTCCAGATGGAGTGGGCAAAGGGCAGGGAAGGTCAGGGTGTGCCTCTGGACTCAGGGTTGCCAATCGTCTGCTCCCCGCTTAACCCCATCCTCGACAGAGCCCTGGGAAGAGGTGTTAGCATCCACATTTGATGGATGAAGGGCCTCAGTCTCAGTCCGAGGAAGGAATTGTCTGGACCAGCAGTAGCAAGCCATACAGAGTGGGAGGAACTGCCCTGTAGCCCAGCAGTGTGGGAGAGGCTAGTTGGGTGAGCCGGCTGTGGTCACCTGGGCAAATGGCTGCTGGACAGGATCCCTCTTTCTACGCCTTCAGGACCAAGGACACTCCCAGGCTGAGTCTCCTCTTGGTGATTCTGGGTGTCATCTTCATGAACGGCAACCGCGCCAGCGAGGGTGAGTGGCTGGGCAGGCAGCTGGGGGCTTGCCCATCGTCTCACCTCCCTCCGTCTGCTAAACTCTTGTACCTCATCTCTTCTCACAGCTGTCCTCTGGGAGGCACTCCGCAAGATGGGACTGCGCCCCGGGTATGATTGGGGTCCCTTGGCTCCCGCTCCTCAGTGTGTCCTTGGGCACAGGAGGCCCCAGGATTGCAGTGGCCTAGCGGTCTCTGTGGGGCGTGGCATCCTGGACTAGGGAGAGCGTCAAGGGTCCACCAGGGTGCATGGGGAAATGGTCCTGAACCCCGAGCCCTCTTCTGCCCCGTGTGCCCTCTCTGTTCCCACACGAGACCTCAGAGACACCATCGAACCTGGGGGCTCCATCCAGCCCCTCCCTGGGGCCCTGCTGACAAGTGGCTGCCTGGCCTCTGCCGCCAGCCCAGGTGTCCATGAGGACGCCTCACAGGCTAGGAGGCCCTCAGTCCTGCTGGGAGCGCTCCTGCCCAACCCAGGCACTGCCACTCTCTCTAGTCATGCGTTCCTTTCCTTGCACGCAGGGTGAGGCACCCATTCCTTGGCGATCTGAGGAAACTCATTACAGAGGACTTTGTGAAGCAGAAGTGAGTATCTTTGCCTCCCACTCAAGCCTTCCTCGTGTGCTGCTCTGGCTGAGGAAGTCATCCCCCGGCCCATGTCTTAACACCAGAGGGATGGGTGTCTGGTGTGAGTGTGGGGTGGGAGGATGCGAATGTGGGGGGCGAGGGGACAAttccagggaggcctggggaaaGGGAGCACTTGTGGTCTGTAAACACCGGGCGGGACGGTACAGCCCCCACCTCCTTCAGCACCTGCCCTGTAGGCCGTGTCCTGGCTTTACATCTCGGGGGCCTGGGACTCAGAGAGTGGAAACCTGATCATGGCCCTGACTGGAATAAGGCCCAGCTGGGCTTGGAGCCTGGCCCTGCTGGTTTTCTAGCCCAGGCTCACCCCATCATCAGTGCTTGGAGATCTCTTGTGCCCTCACAAAGGCCCTGTGTGCATgttcacccacccacccccacccctgccgctCCACAAACACACGTTCACAGATGTTTGGGAGTATGTGTGGAGCCCCCTACTCTTGGTTGACTGTTTCTTCCCATACAGTCGTTTTCTAGGATGGATTCTCCCAGGGTTCAGTCAGGTCGCGGACAAGCCCCATGGTGGGTTGTGCTCAGAGTATGGAGCCTGAAGAAACGGCTCCTGCTTACACCAGACCCAACAGGAATCTGGGTTATTGTGACAAGGGGCACAAAACTCATGGCCTTCCTCTGAGCAAGTACCCTACGCGTGCCCCCTGCACCTCCCCATGGCTACTGGGCAGGACCAGTGGCCTAGGGGTGTGAGCCCCTCCATTT
Coding sequences:
- the LOC136153336 gene encoding melanoma-associated antigen D4 isoform X2, which produces MAEGSYRKESEGYNVEDMDEGSDEVGEEDMVEGNDYEEFGAFGGYGALTSFDIRILRAFGSLGPGFRILANEPWELENPVLARTLLEAFRMDPETLANETAARAANVARAAASNQAARAAATAARATYNQVVTNHHPVATHQASGGDTQPMTSAAQAPAATPETSIASPHSSQMLVNSEMAAPGAPARSPQPQTSSQAQEAAAEGPSTACAFPQASRASEMDATRPKTAFLGQNDAFDFSQPAGVSGMAFPRPKRPAPAQEAATEGPSVASRGTQAASTGEGAATRPKTTKSGKALAKTRWVEPQSVVAAAAAKAKMATSIPEPESAAATSQQSAEPWARMGGKRTKKSKHLDDEYESSEEEREPPAVPPTWRASQPLLTTARPQMAPRPPMALRSQVPSRHVLCLPPRNVTLLQERANKLVKYLMIKDYKKIPIKRSDMLKDVIREYDEHFPEIIERATYTLEKKFGIHLKEIDKEEHLYILVCTRDSSARLLGKTKDTPRLSLLLVILGVIFMNGNRASEAVLWEALRKMGLRPGVRHPFLGDLRKLITEDFVKQKYLEYKKVPSSSPPEYEFLWGLRACHETSKMRVLRFIAQYQNRDPREWRAHFLEAVDDAFKTMDVDMAEEHARAQMRAQMNIGEEALIGRWSWDDIQVELLTWDEDGDFGDAWSRIPFAFWARYHQYILNSNRANRRGTWRAGVSSGTNGAASASMLDGPSTSSTIRTRNAARTSASFFSWIQ
- the LOC136153336 gene encoding melanoma-associated antigen D4 isoform X1, which encodes MAEGSYRKESEGYNVEDMDEGSDEVGEEDMVEGNDYEEFGAFGGYGALTSFDIRILRAFGSLGPGFRILANEPWELENPVLARTLLEAFRMDPETLANETAARAANVARAAASNQAARAAATAARATYNQVVTNHHPVATHQASGGDTQPMTSAAQAPAATPETSIASPHSSQMLVNSEMAAPGAPARSPQPQTSSQAQEAAAEGPSTACAFPQASRASEMDATRPKTAFLGQNDAFDFSQPAGVSGMAFPRPKRPAPAQEAATEGPSVASRGTQAASTGEGAATRPKTTKSGKALAKTRWVEPQSVVAAAAAKAKMATSIPEPESAAATSQQSAEPWARMGGKRTKKSKHLDDEYESSEEEREPPAVPPTWRASQPLLTTARPQMAPRPPMALRSQVPSRHVLCLPPRNVTLLQERANKLVKYLMIKDYKKIPIKRSDMLKDVIREYDEHFPEIIERATYTLEKKFGIHLKEIDKEEHLYILVCTRDSSARLLGKTKDTPRLSLLLVILGVIFMNGNRASEAVLWEALRKMGLRPGVRHPFLGDLRKLITEDFVKQKYLEYKKVPSSSPPEYEFLWGLRACHETSKMRVLRFIAQYQNRDPREWRAHFLEAVDDAFKTMDVDMAEEHARAQMRAQMNIGEEALIGRWSWDDIQVELLTWDEDGDFGDAWSRIPFAFWARYHQYILNSNRANRRGTWRAGVSSGTNGAASASMLDGPSTSSTIRTRNAARTSASFFSWIQQP